A single genomic interval of Adhaeribacter pallidiroseus harbors:
- a CDS encoding BlaI/MecI/CopY family transcriptional regulator, which yields MKELTKAEEQVMQIIWDSKKGFVKDFLEKLPEPKPAYNTVSTIVRLLEKKGFVGYTAYGKTHEYYPLVSKEQYSSYNLKNLVSGYFGGSFEKLVSFFAKEKNMDIRELEEMLKHVRQDLNDPQDE from the coding sequence ATGAAAGAATTAACAAAAGCCGAAGAACAGGTGATGCAGATTATCTGGGACTCCAAAAAAGGATTTGTAAAAGATTTCCTGGAAAAGTTACCGGAGCCTAAGCCGGCTTATAACACCGTTTCTACCATTGTGCGCCTGCTGGAGAAAAAAGGCTTTGTAGGCTATACTGCTTACGGAAAAACGCATGAGTACTACCCTTTGGTGTCGAAAGAGCAGTACAGCAGCTATAATTTAAAAAATCTGGTGAGTGGCTACTTTGGCGGCTCCTTCGAAAAATTAGTTTCGTTTTTCGCTAAAGAAAAAAATATGGATATCCGGGAATTAGAAGAAATGCTGAAACACGTACGCCAAGATCTAAACGACCCGCAAGATGAATAA
- a CDS encoding M56 family metallopeptidase, with amino-acid sequence MNKILLYLVESGACLLVFYLLYSLVLKRENSFQYNRFYLLLTPLLSFIIPLLELPFLQQPEPLTIFVTQQLAPITISVNPEATAEVNLFNWRTGLLFLYSAGAAFFLFRLLRQLYQLHLFYRKTRANHFYWQNIRVHKTDGAQPTFSFWNCIYLDNSQALSEAETERVLLHEAVHIQQKHSLDILYLESIRVIFWFNLLLYLYQQAITSNHEFIADAAVLRTTTPETYARLLARQMLHRLKFSFGNYFNKSLTLKRMKMLQQTDRRPNNLKKLAVLPILGVLIFALSCADTETPLKKPTENLNQSQAESQINRDDEVFTFVEQNPVFPGGLEKMYAFIGNTMKYPEAAKKANLEGNVIAQFVITKEGKITDVQIVKSLSPETDAETKRVIALMPNWQPGKQDGKPLNVKYTLPIRFALNPSNSTGASNQLTPQNNPNEPIFTQVEQNPQFSGGLEKMYQFLGTNIKYPKAAVQANLEGMVVAKFQVTKAGKIKDIKIEKSLSPETDAEAKRVISMMPTWEPGKQNGKPVNVEYTLPIKFSLDAAKPQKAAQPLKTGFFWNNNRIYWKTSLQGNC; translated from the coding sequence ATGAATAAGATACTGCTATATCTGGTAGAGTCAGGCGCTTGCCTGCTCGTGTTTTACTTGTTGTATAGCCTGGTTTTAAAACGGGAAAATAGTTTTCAATACAACCGGTTTTATTTGCTTCTCACGCCTCTGCTATCGTTTATTATTCCGCTGTTGGAGTTACCTTTTTTACAACAGCCCGAACCACTCACCATTTTTGTAACGCAACAACTGGCACCTATTACTATTTCGGTTAATCCGGAAGCTACTGCCGAAGTCAACTTATTTAACTGGCGAACCGGTTTGCTCTTTTTGTACAGCGCAGGAGCGGCTTTCTTTCTCTTCCGGCTTTTACGGCAACTTTACCAATTACATTTATTTTACCGGAAAACGCGAGCCAACCATTTTTATTGGCAAAACATACGCGTTCATAAAACCGATGGTGCCCAACCAACTTTTTCTTTCTGGAACTGCATTTACCTGGATAATAGCCAAGCTTTAAGTGAAGCTGAAACAGAACGGGTTTTGTTGCACGAAGCCGTCCACATTCAACAAAAACACAGCCTGGATATTCTTTACCTGGAGAGCATCCGAGTAATCTTTTGGTTTAACCTGCTACTTTATTTATACCAGCAAGCTATAACCAGTAACCACGAGTTTATTGCGGATGCAGCGGTTTTGCGCACCACTACTCCAGAAACATACGCCCGCTTACTAGCCCGGCAAATGCTGCACCGGCTGAAATTTTCTTTTGGTAATTATTTTAATAAATCACTCACCTTAAAACGAATGAAAATGTTACAGCAAACCGACCGTCGTCCTAATAATTTAAAAAAGTTAGCCGTGCTTCCTATTCTTGGAGTTCTAATCTTTGCGCTTTCTTGTGCTGATACCGAAACTCCCCTAAAAAAACCGACCGAAAACTTAAATCAAAGCCAAGCTGAGTCTCAAATTAATCGTGACGATGAAGTATTCACTTTTGTAGAACAAAATCCAGTATTCCCGGGTGGATTAGAAAAAATGTACGCCTTTATTGGTAACACCATGAAGTACCCAGAAGCTGCCAAAAAAGCTAATTTGGAAGGAAATGTGATTGCCCAATTTGTGATTACGAAAGAAGGAAAGATTACGGATGTGCAAATTGTAAAAAGCTTAAGTCCAGAAACAGATGCGGAAACTAAACGGGTAATTGCACTTATGCCTAATTGGCAACCTGGCAAGCAAGATGGCAAACCGTTAAACGTAAAATATACCTTACCTATCCGGTTTGCTTTAAACCCTTCAAACTCTACTGGAGCATCCAATCAGCTTACACCGCAAAACAACCCGAACGAACCAATCTTTACTCAGGTAGAACAAAATCCCCAGTTTTCTGGTGGATTAGAAAAAATGTACCAGTTTCTGGGCACCAACATTAAATACCCGAAAGCAGCGGTGCAAGCTAATTTGGAAGGCATGGTTGTAGCTAAGTTTCAGGTAACTAAAGCAGGCAAAATTAAAGATATTAAAATTGAGAAAAGTTTAAGCCCGGAGACAGATGCCGAAGCCAAAAGAGTTATTTCAATGATGCCGACCTGGGAACCCGGCAAGCAAAATGGTAAACCGGTGAATGTAGAATATACCTTGCCCATCAAGTTTTCTTTAGACGCAGCGAAACCCCAAAAAGCAGCTCAACCCCTAAAAACCGGCTTTTTCTGGAATAATAATCGAATTTATTGGAAAACCTCTTTGCAAGGTAACTGCTAG